The genomic DNA GTTTGCCATCACCCTGGCCGCCGCAGTCGTGCTGTCCGGCGTCGTGGCGATCACGCTCTCGCCGGTCATGAGCTCGCGGTTTGTCCACCCGGAGGGGAAGGAGGGCAAGTTGACCCGTCTGGTCAATCGCGGGTTCGATGTGACCCGGGCGTTCTACGGGCGGTTGCTCGACGGTGCGTTGGAGATGCGCTGGGCGATCGTTGCGGCATCGCTGCTGATCATGGTGGCGGCCGTTCCGCTGTATCTCTTTTCACGGCAGGAATTGGCGCCTGTGGAGGATCAAAGTCATATCAGTCTTTTTTTGGAGGCCTCGCCGGACTCGACGGTCGCCGCCACCAACAGTGACTCGCTGAAAGTGGTCGAAGCGATCCGGGCGTTTCCGGAAGCCCGCTTCATGTGGTCGTTGACCTCGTCGTGGGGCGGCTTCGGCGGCCTGGTGGCCAAGGACTGGCGGGAACGGACGCGCTCGACCGAGTTGATGTACGGCGAAGTCTTCGGAGCCGTGTCGCAGATCCCCGGTCTGCGGGTGTTCCCGCGCCTTGATCCGCCATTGCCGACGCCCGGGCAATATGATGTGGAACTGCTCCTGGCGAGTGAAGTGCCTGCCGAGCAGCTGTTGGAAATGACCGCCGCGGTCCTGGGTGCCGGTTGGCAGAGCGGCAAGTTCCTGTATGTCGACACCGACCTGAAGATTGATTTGCCTGAAGCGCGGGTCGTGCTCGATCGCGAGCGACTCGCCGACCTGGGCTTCGATCTGGCCGGGGTCGGTCAGGAACTGGGGACGCTGCTCGGCGGGGCCTATGTGAATCGGTTCAATTTTTACGACCGCAGTTACAAGGTCATTCCTCAAATCGGCGACAAGGATCGCGCGACGTTGGACCCGCTGCTCGATCTCAAGATCAAGACACCAAGCGGCCAGCTGGTGCCGGTCTCGACGTTTACGCATATTGAGACGAGTACTGCGCCGCGGACGCTGAACCGTTTCCAACAACGTAATGCGGTGCGGATCTTCGGCGGGGTGAAGCCCGGGGTGACGAAGGAGGAAGGGCTGCGTGTTCTGGAAACTGCGGCGGCCTCGGCCGTCGGTCCACGGGTGGCGCTCGATTTTGCGGGAGAATCGCGCCAGATCCGCCACGAAGGTTCGGCCTTGACGGTGACACTGGGCTTTGCGGTGGTGCTGATTTACCTCGTGCTCGCGGCTCAGTTCAAAAGTTTTCGGGACCCGCTGATCGTCCTGCTGGGCTCCGTGCCGCTGGCGATCTCAGGCGCGCTGGTGTTCAGTTTCCTCGACCTGACGACGATCAACATCTATTCGCAGGTCGGGTTGATTACACTGGTGGGGCTGATTGCGAAGAACGGCATTTTGATCGTGGAGTTCGCGAATACTCTGCAGGAACGAGGGCTGTCGAAGACGGCCGCCCTGCGCGAAGCATCCCTGACGCGATTGCGCCCGGTCCTGATGACCTCGGCCGCCACGGTCTTCGGGCACCTCCCGCTGGTGCTCGTTTCGGGACCCGGCGCCGCGGCCCGCAACAGCATCGGCATGGTGTTGGTCACGGGGATGACGGTCGGAACACTCTTCACGCTGTTCGTCGTGCCGGTGTTTTACTCGCTGATCGCGGCCCGACATCAGCCGGCGCTAGAACTGGACGCGGCCGAAGAGGGTGAGTTGCAGTTGGCGGCGGCAAAGGGATGAACTGATCCCGGCTCGTTGAGCGCAACAGGAGGACATGCACGATGCTGAAGATTACGTCCGAGCAGACTTCCGATTCCGCGCGTCTGACCTTGGAAGGGAGTCTGAGCGGACCCTGGGTGACTGAACTCGAACGGGTGTGGCAGCAGGTCAAACAATCCGGCACGTTTGCCCCCGTGGTGGAACTGACAGGAATCACGTTCATTGCCGAGGAGGGCAGGGCTCTGCTGACCAGCATGTGGCGGGAGGGTGCTGTCCTGGTCGCGAACGGGTGCTGCACCAGACATATCGTGCAAGAAATCACCGGGGCGGGAGGCGGCCAGGCTGCCTCATCCGTCCGCTGTGAGACGACATAGGACGATCATCGCATGCGCATTGTAGCTCTCTTCCTAAGCTCTGTTCTCCTAGGCGCCTGTGCCATCGGGCCGGACTACTCCCGTCCCGACCTTGCTGTGCCGGACCGGTTCCGCATGGCGGCGACCCAGCAGGAAACCGAGTCGTTTGCCAACCTGCCCTGGTGGGATCTGTTGCAGGATGAAGAACTGCGGCGTCTTATTCGAGTGGCGCTGGCTGAGAATAAAGATCTGAAACGGGCGGTTGCGTCGGTCGAAGATTTTCAGGCCCGCATGTTGATCGCAAAAATGGATTTCGCGCCGAAGGCCGATCTCACGTCCAACGCGCCCTTGTTCGGCCGCAAGGCAAACTTTCTGTTTCCGGGCTTTCCCAATCCGTTCAACTACTATCTCCAGGGGAATCTCTCCTGGGAGATCGATATCTGGGGCCGCATTCGTCGATCGAATGAAGCGGCAAGGGGAGATCTCCTGTCGCGGGAGGAGGCTCGCCGCGCGGTTGTCTTGCAACTGGTGAGCGGCGTGGCGGAGGCCTACTTCGACATGCTGCAGTTCGACATGCAGTTGGCCGTCGCGCAGCGAACGCTGAAATCCTGGGACGAATCGGTCAGGATTGCCGAGGCCCGGCTGCGGGAGGGCATGATCTCCAAAATCGATGCGGACCAGTTCGCGGCGGAACGCGCCAACGCCGCAGCACGGGCGGCAGAGTTGAGCCGGCAAATGGTGCAGAAAGAAAACCAGCTCAGTGTGTTGCTGGGGCGTGTGCCGGGTCAGATTCCGAGAGGACGTTCCCTCACCGACCAGGTGATGCCGCCGGAGGTGCCGGCCGGCCTTCCTTCGGAATTGCTGCAGCGCCGCCCGGATCTCGTGCAGGCAGAACAGGAATTGGCTGCGGCCACGGCGCGAATCGGTGTGGCGAAGGCGGACCGGTTTCCGAAACTCAGCATCACGGGAATTCTCGGTGTCGCCAGCCCGCAGTTGTCCCGCTTGGTGGCGAATGAGACGGCGTTCGGTACCGCAGGTCCCGGGCTTGCCGGTCCCTTGCTGAATGCTCAGATCCTCGGTTTTCAGCAGGACGCGGCTGAAGCGCAGAGCCGTGAAGCGCTGGCACGGTATGAGCAGGCGTTGCTGGTGGCGTTTCGTGAAGTGGAGGATTCGCTGGTTGCCGTGCGAACGGTGCGGGAGCAGCGGAATGCGCAGGTTGAGCAGGTGGACGCGTTGCGTTCGGCTCTGCGTCTGGCCAATCTGCGGTATAAAGGAGGACTCGCGAACTATCTCGACGTCCTCGTGGCGCAACGCAATCTGTTCGAGGCGGAACTGGCGTTAACCAGCACCCACCGGTTACAGCTGGTGTCGGTCGTGCAATTGTATAAAGCGCTGGGGGGCGGATGGTCGCCGCTCGATACGGCCCAGCAACAGCCGGGCCAAGCTCCGGCAGAACCCGGAAAGGCGGGGCGCGGCTGACCCACGGATCCGGGGGAAAGAGGGCGATATGACGGGAGCCGGGGCATGAGCCAGGAGGACAGTCAGGCAGGCCCTCTCGCGCAATTCCTCGCCGAAGACCATCGACGGCTCGACGCATTGTTGCAGTCGGCGGCGGCCCAACCGGCCCAGGTCAATCGCGAGGTCTACGATCAATTTCGTGCCGGACTGCTCCGGCACATCGGCTTGGAGGAGAAGATTCTGTTCCCTGCCGTCCAACGGTGGCGAGGCGGCACACCGCTTCCGATCGCTGCCAAGCTACGTCTCGATCACGGCGCGCTGGCCACGTTGCTCATGCCTACTCCCACCCCAGCGATCCTGGCGACCATCCGGCGCCTGCTCACGGACCACAATGTGTTGGAAGAGGGACCGGGCGGTGTCTACGATCTCTGCGATCAGCTGGCAGGCTTTGAAGCCGAGTCACTGCTGAAGGATCTGCGCGCCGCTCCGCCGGTTGCCGTGATGCCCCATTCCGACAGCCCTGCGGTGATGACCACGCTACGCCGCACATTGGAGCGGGCCGGTTATCGCATGGAGGCGGACATGGGTAGAGATGTGCCGGTGACTCCGGCCGGGGAACCCTGACGGAAAGTGTACGCGTCTATGGTTGTCCGACATCCTCAACGTCTTCCGCTCCTGGCTTTGGGGATGCTCGCGTTGCTCACCGGACTCTGGGCGGGGCTTGCGCGGCTCGGGTGGGATGTGCCGCTTCCGCGACCTGGATTTTCCTCCTTGCATGGGCCGCTCATGGTGTCCGGCTTTCTGGGTACGCTGATCAGCTTGGAGCGTGCGGTGGCTCTGGGCCGGCCCTGGGCCTATGCCACGCCGCTGCTGACCGGACTCGGCGGTGTGAGCTTGATCGTCGGGGCCCCGCTTCTTGCGGCGCAATGGTTGATGCTTGCCGGCAGCCTCGGGCTGGTTGCGATTTTTGCGGCGATCATTCGCCGACACCCGGCGCTGTACACGTTCACCATGGGGGGCGGATCGCTAGTCTGGGCGTTGGGCAATCTGCTCTGGTGTCTCGGGTGGCCCGTCTTTCTGGTCGTGTTCTGGTGGGCGGCGTTTCTCGTGGTGACCATCGCCGGTGAGCGCCTGGAACTGGCCCGGCTGCAGCAAGTGACCGGAGCCGCGCAGGCGACGCTTCTGCTGTTGCTCGGCATTCTGCTCACGGGGCTGTTGCTGCTGGGCTGGTCGTTTGACGGGGGCGTTCGTCTGTTCGGGTTGGGGCTGGCCGGTCTAGCCCTGTGGTTGGGGCGGCATGACATTGCCAGGCGAACCGTCAAGCAAGCAGGGCTGACGCGGTTTATTGCGATCTGTCTGCTCACCGGGTATGTCTGGCTCGGCATCAGCGGGTTGTCTGCCATGTGGTTCGGCGGTGTTCCCGTAGGTCCGCAGTACGACGCCACGCTGCATGCCTTTTTTCTCGGGTTTGTCTTCGCGATGATCTTCGCCCATGCGCCGATTATTTTCCCGGCAGTACTCGGCGCACGGATGACCTATCGGCCGCTGTTCTATGCGCATGTGGTCCTGTTGCAAGTCACTCTGGCCGTGCGTCTCATCGGTGATGCGGCAGGGTGGAGCGCCGGTCGTCAGGTCGGCGGCCTGCTCAATGCTGTGACGCTGCTCCTGTTTCTCGTCAACACAGTGTCGGCGCTACAGAGTCCCCCGGAGCGAGCAGGGACAGCGCAAGGCCGGGGGGCGTGATGTGTGCGAACTGCAGACGGCGGCTTCGCCGGTGAAAGGACCAGTTGAATGACGACGGAGCATCACGGTGCAGCGTCCGATCCACGAGTGCTAGAGGCCCTGCGGCAGGTGGTTGATCCCGAGTTAGGTATCAACATCGTGGATCTCGGATTGGTATACGGCAGCGAGGTGCGGGACGGTCAGGTTCATGTGGCCATGACGATGACGACGCCCGCCTGCCCGATGGAAGAGCTGTTGATGGAGATGGTGCATGCGGCGATTCTGCGTGAGTTGCCGGAGGCGCGTTCAGTGGAAGTGGATCTCGTGTGGGAGCCCGCCTGGAAGCCGGAGATGATGAGTCCGTCTGCCAAGGTGCAGTTGGGCCGGACGTGAAGATGAGCGAGTGGACGCGAAAGACTGTTTAAGTTTGCTTGGCTGAGAGGCACCCGGACCGTGAGTGAGGAGCAATCCAGGCAGGTGCGCGAGTTGGTGGAGTCGGTGTATCGATCGGACTCCCGCCAGGTGCTCGCCACCTTGATTCGTCTGCTCGGGGACTTCGATACGGCGGAAGAGGCCCTGCACGATGCCTTTGCCGTTGCTGTGGAGCAGTGGGCACGGGAGGGGGTGCCGGCCAATCCAAGGGCTTGGCTCGTCTCGACCGGCCGCTTCAAGGCCATCGACGGGATGCGACGGCGCGCCCGCTTCGACGCATCCCTGACGGAACTCGCGAGACACCTGGACCTCAGCACGAGCGATCCCGAAGGCTGGAACGACGAGGCGGTCGAGGACGACCGGCTGCGACTGATCTTCACCTGCTGCCATCCGGCCTTATCGCCCGAGACGCAGGTTGCGATGACGTTGCGCGAAGTCTGCGGCCTCACGACCGATGAGATCGCGCGCGCATTTCTCAGCAAGCCTGCCACCATCGCGCAACGCATCGTGCGGGCCAAAGGCAAGATCCGTGACGCCCGCATTCCCTACGAGGTGCCGTCGGCGACCGATTTGCCTGACCGGCTGGATGCGGTGTTGCGGGTCGTGTACCTCGTCTTTAATGAGGGCTACAGCGCTTCGTCGGGGGACTCACTCACGCGGCACGATCTGTCCGGGGAGGCGATTCGCCTGGGGCGCCTGTTGATCGGGTTACTGCCGGAGCCCGAAGCCCTGGGCCTCCTGGCGGTGATGTTGCTGCACGACTCGCGTCGCGGGGCGCGCACCTCGCCGACCGGCGATCTGGTTCTCCTGGAGCAGCAGGACCGCTCGTTGTGGAGCCGGGCGCAGATTGTCGAAGGAACGGCCTTGGTAGAGCGGGCGCTCGCATCGCGTCAGGTCGGTCCCTATACCATTCAGGCCGCGATTGCGGCCGTGCATGCCGAGGCCCCCGATGCCGCATCGACCGACTGGGCACAGATCGTCGGTCTCTACGATTTGCTGGTACAGGCTGAGTCGTCAGCCGTGGTCGAGCTGAACCGGGCGGTGGCTGTGGCGATGCGCGACGGCCCGGAGGTGGGGCTGGTCTTGGTCGATGCGATTCTCTCCCGCGGTGAACTCGTGAACTATCACCTGGCGCATGCAGCCCGCGCCGACCTCTGCCGGCGACTGGGGCGAACCGCAGAAGCCTGCGCCTCGTACGAGAAGGCTTTGAGTCTCACGCAGCAGGAACCGGAACGGAGATTTCTGAAGGGACGCTTGAGTGAGTTGGCCGACTGAGCAAGGCGCTTCCTCGCACGACGTGTGAATTGCCGTGTTATGCCAGTGGATGTCGAGTGTGCCACAGGCGGCCGACGATGCCTTGGAGGCGGATTGGTTCGCAATCGAGACGTTGACGTCACCCGACGTAGCCATGAGTTCTGATGTCGCGCGCGTCGCGTCGATGGCCGCGAAGGTCCAGACCGAAAGTCGATAACGTGGCGAAGTCATCGGACAGGTTGACCCAGGCTTCGCCAGCCGGATGGGCTTATTTGCTGTCTATGGATGTCCGACCGTCAAAATGGTGGTCGGCATCGGCATCCGCTTCCTGCTTGGTTCGGTGGACGGTGCCGACCTTGTGCTCCGGTGGACTATAAAGACTATACAGCTTGAGGTCGGCGCTTTCTGACGTATTGATGACATTATGTCTGGTTCCGGACGGGATGACGACGGCGAACCCGTCGCGCACGGCGTGGTCCTGCCCATCCAGTATGACTGTTCCGTCCCCTGCTTCAAACCGGAGGAATTGATCGAGTTCATGGACTTCTTCGCCGATCTCCTCTCCCGGTTTCAAGCTCATCAGCACTAACTGACTATTCTTGGCCGTGAACAGGACTTGCCGGTAGAGTGAATTCTTCAGGGTCGCCTCTTCGATGTCCGTGACATACCCCTTCATGTTGACCACCTTTCGTTAAAGCCTCTGTGGCAGTGGGGACGAGATAGGGTACAGGTCGCTGGCTTGTCTATAACCTCAGCATATGGTGCGCACAAGACCGCCTTCGGCGCGGATGCAGGATCCGTTGATGACCGAAGCACGCGCACTGCACACGAAGGCGACGATGTCTCCGATTTCCCGTGGGTCGATGAGGCGACCGATGAGTGACGTCGGACGGTTCTCCGCAATGAATCGACATTCAGCCTCCGCCTGAGTAAGGCCAGGAAAGACATCCTGGATGAATTTTTCAACGCCATCCGTGCGCGTGGGGCCGGGCAGGACTGAATTCACCGTGACCTTCGTGCCTCTGGTGAGCTCAGCAAGAGAGCGGGCGATTCCCAATTGCATCGTCTTGGTGGCGCTGTAGTGAGCCATCTCCGGCGCGGGGGAAATCCCCGATTCGCTCGAAATGAATACAATCCTCCCATGGCCGCGTTCCAGCATCCCCTTGAGATACTGTCGAGCCAGGGAGATACTGTCGAGCCAGGCGCACGCCGCTCATGATGTTGATCTCGAACATCTTCTGCCAGGCTCCATCCGTTTCATCAAAAAACCCGATTGCTTCGTAGATGCCCAGATTGTTCACCAGGATATCGACCTGTGGCCAAGTCGAGAGGGTTGTGGCGCATCCCCCGGCGGTGCCGTTATCAGCCGCCAGGCCGACCAGGTCAGCGCTGGACAAGTCCCGGCGGAGTTCTGTCAATGCTTTCTCGACGTTGGATTGCGTGCGGCCGTTGACGATGACTCGCGCCCCCTCGATGGCCAGGGAACGGGCGATTTCAAGCCCGATGCCTCCGGTTGAAGCGGTCACGAGAGCGGTCAGACCATTCAAGTTCAAGTTCATGCAGGCAGCTTCCTCACCGCGAGGGGTTGTAATCTCAGCCCTGGCATAGGACCCGGGTTTGCAGAAACGTTCCGATCGCCACCGGTTGCCGTCCCGTTCATCAGGATTTTCGTCGATGGATAATGATGGAATTCCCATCTGGATCGGAGACGATCGCCATGTGGCAAACGGGCGTCTCCAACGGTTCAAGTCGGAATGGGCATCCGTTTTCTTTGAGCCGCGCGATGGCGGCAGCGAAATCCTTCACTTCGAGACCGACCGATCCGCCGCCCGGGGACGGTTTCCAATCCGGTGCGCCGTTCCCGATCCCGAGCGTGTTCGACCCGATATCGTATTCGACGAACCCCTTGTCTCCCTCTCCGAAAAACCGCGATTCTTTGAGCCCCAGCACGCCCTCATAGAACCGGCGCGCCCGCTGAAGGTCTGTGACGGGATAACAGGTAAATGCGATGTCGGTGACGTTCATGCGGCTCCTTTCTTCGATTGACCGGCGCCGAGCCTATGCTGCGCTAGCAAAAAATCACGGCTCGGTAAGTTTTTCACCAAGGTGATTGTTGAGTGTGTCCGGGTAGACTATTTCTGAAATTCGTCGAAGAATCTTTCGTCTACGTCAAATGAATGTTTCGGCACAACTCCCAGTTCAAGTTTTTCAAACATCTCAAGAAGGGTTTCGCCGTCTACAAGTTCGATTGGGGGGACACCGTCTCGTCTAGCTTCTTTCTTGGCTTCAAGTGTAAATGTTCCGGTCGTGATGATAATGCCCTTATCCGCCCGGCCCATCATGGCTCCTCTAAAGTCGCGGACTTGTGATGGGGTAACTGCGCCTTTGTAGCGTTTACACTGAAATAGAACAGTGAAGCTGACGAAGGGGTTCACTTGAAGTGTGCCGATTCCATCGATCCCACCATCACCGGACCGACCGGTGATCGACACGTGTTGAAAGCCGGATTCCCTAAGAAGTCTCTGGCTGAGTCGTTCAAATCCATCGGGTGGGAGAGCTCGGACAAGTTCAAGGATGCGGATGCGATGTGGAATCAGTTCCTCTTCTTCTGGTGCGGGTTGATCCGGAAGGTCCTTGGCGAGTGTTGTTTCCCCTCCGGTCTTGGCTCTCGTTTTTTGAACGGTTTTGAAGACGTGCAAGGGATCAACTGTGGGTAGGGCGATCGTTCTTCCGAGTTCGGTAAGGCTCCAAATGCCCCTTCTCGATGAGTCGAGATATCCGGCCCACACTAAGTACTGTCGTGCCCAGTGTACTTGGTTGCGAATTCGCGATTGGCCATTTTTGTTCACGACTAGCTGTTCTTGCTCTGAAATGCCTGCAAGTTCAATTGAGCGGTCTACAATTTCGCCCGGTGTCCCGGCGGCACCGGATTCCCGCAGAGTCGAAAGGATGGGGAGAAAGAAACGAACGAACTCTGGCCCTTTCGCTATTTTCATGAACCCTCGCACCGTTCATTTACAAGGTGGTGAGTTACCCAAGAAGTCTTTATCCAATGACCCATTGATTGGGCAGGCATATCTATTCAGGCCTCGCTTAGCGTCGGATCTTACTCCCTTCCCCTAAGTTTTCAAACGGCACAATTTGCTGAAATCATGACGCTTTAGCCGTCTGTGCCGATCCTCCACACTGCCGCTGGACTCCTGGTGATTACTCATGTCGATTTCGGCCTTCCCCGACGACTATTTTATATGACGCGCTAGTTAATCCGGAATCGGAGGGGGAGTGATTGCCGCAGGAAAGAGGTCGATGTCGATTTTCTCCGGCTTTGACGACTATCTTCTAACCGCAGGAATTAATCATTCGGAAGGAGAAACTCATGCCGACAAGGACCAAGAAGCGGGCGGCGAAGAAGCCACAGGCGGCGGCCAGTATCGTCTGGTTTGAGGTGCCCGCCGACGATCTCGACCGGGCGAAGAAATTTTATGGCTCGTTGTTCGGCTGGACCTTCGCGAAGATTCCGGCGGCCATTTCCGACTACTGGCACATCGATACCGGCGGAAAAGATGCGACGCCCGACGGCGGTTTGATGCCACGTATGTATCCGGAGCAATCCATCACCAACTATGTGGGCGTGCCGTCGGTGACGATGGCGATGAAAAAGGTCGAGAAACTCGGAGGGGCGATCTGCAAGGCCAAGACGGCGGTGCCCGGCATGGGGTATTTCGCCATCTGTCAGGACACGGAGAGCAATACCTTTGCCCTATGGGAGATGAACGAGCGCGCCAAGTGAGAATGCCGCAGAAGGCATGGAGAAGGGAGTGGTCATGAAATATCTCTGCCTGGTGTATGTCGAAGAAAAGACGTTGAATGCCATGTCCCGGGATGAGCGGGTCGCGTTGTCGGACGAATCCATGGCGTATTGTGATGAGTTGCAAAAAAACGGTCAACTTCTTGGGGCGTCACCCCTCCATCCGGTAGAAGCCGCGACGACGGTGCGGGTGCGGGCCGGGAAAGTCTCCACGACCGACGGGCCCTTTGCCGAAACGAAGGAACAGTTGGGCGGGTATCTGTTGATCGATGTCCGGGACCTCAACGACGCCGTACGGATCGCCTCGAAGTTTCCCGCAGCTCAGTACGGCAGTATCGAAGTGCGGCCGATTAAAGAGGGCGGTTGTGCCTGACTGTTCGGTCGACGAGGCAACGGATTGAGGGGCTTTCATGGAGGCACGGCATGAAATTCATCTTGTTGGTTCATCACGACGAAACGGCATTCGAGAAGATGAGCGAGAAGACAAAGAAGGGCCTACTGGCGGAGTCGATTGGGCTCTGCCATCAATTGGATGCGAAGGGGGAGTACGTGCATGCCTCTCCGGTTCACCCGGCTGAGACGGCGGCGATCGTTCGGGTTCGAGAAGGCAGGCCCATTGTGACCGACGGGCCCTTCATCGAAACACGGGAACAGATGGCGGGCTATTTTCTCATTGAGGCGAAGGATCGTGATGAAGCGGTGGCCATTGCAGGGCGAGTGCCGGGCGCACGCATTGGGACGGTTGAGGTGCGACAAGTGAGGGAAATCACTGGATTGCCGTGAACAAGGTGCTGAGAGCTAATGGCCTATGGCGCATAGCATATAGCTCGAACAAGCAGCATCGCGGCATTATTGGCTATACGCCATAAGCTCTTGTGTGGCGCGAGAGATAAGCGCCTATGAAAGGAGTCGGATATGAGCCGGGTACGGGTACTTGTCGGGACGAAGAAGGGTGCGTTCATTCTCACATCGGATGGCACGCGGAAACAGTGGGATGTGCAGGGGCCCCACTTCGGCGGCTGGGAAATGTACCATCTGAAAGCGTCGCCTGCCGATCCGGATCGGTTGTATGCCTCGCAGACCAGCAGCTGGTTTGGGCAGGTGATTCAACGTTCGGACGATGGCGGCAAGACCTGGAACCCGCCGGGTACCAAACCGGAAGATTTGATGGGGACGGACGGAATGCCCAACGGCGCAAGTAACATGTTCGTCTATGACGCGTCGGCGGAAACGGGCAAACCGTTGACCACCCACCAGCATTATGATGGCACGCAGAAGCCGTGGGCATTCAAACGCATCTGGCACCTAGAACCCTCGCTGACCGATCCGGACACGGTCTATGCCGGCGCGGAGGACGCCGCGATCTTCAAATCGTCGGATGGGGGAAAGACCTGGAATGAGCTGCCGGGGCTGCGTAGTGCGAAGGGCCATCTCTGGCAGCCCGGCGCCGGGGGGATGTGCCTGCACACCATTCTGTTGGATCAGAGCCAGCCCGATCGCATGTACATCGCCATCTCTGCGGCGGGCGCATTCCGCACCGACGATGGTGGCAAGACCTGGAAGCCGATTAACCGCGGTCTCAAGTCGCAATATGAGCTGCCGGATCCGGATGCCGAAGTCGGCCACTGTGTGCATCGCATTGCCATGCATCCGTCACGTCCGAACGTGCTGTTCATGCAGAAGCATTGGGACGTCCTTCGCAGCGACGATGCCGGCGACTCGTGGCACGAGGTTAGCGGCAACCTGCCGAGCGATTTCGGGTTTCCGATCGCGGTGCATGCCCATGAGCCGAATACGGTGTATGTGGTGCCGATCAAGAGCGATTCAGA from Nitrospira sp. ND1 includes the following:
- a CDS encoding YciI family protein, with the translated sequence MKYLCLVYVEEKTLNAMSRDERVALSDESMAYCDELQKNGQLLGASPLHPVEAATTVRVRAGKVSTTDGPFAETKEQLGGYLLIDVRDLNDAVRIASKFPAAQYGSIEVRPIKEGGCA
- a CDS encoding YciI family protein, which gives rise to MKFILLVHHDETAFEKMSEKTKKGLLAESIGLCHQLDAKGEYVHASPVHPAETAAIVRVREGRPIVTDGPFIETREQMAGYFLIEAKDRDEAVAIAGRVPGARIGTVEVRQVREITGLP